The genomic segment TCAGCAGTGAACCTTCTGGATTCTCTGCAgagaagccactggaggctgtggtaGGTCCTGCTATGTGACTGATACCGATACCCTCACCCCTCTTCTGTGTTCCTAGCTGTATCCAGGTATGTCAGCTATGTCGGTCTCTCTAATGATCTTGTTGGGTTGAAACTGAAGTGTGTCCTTTGGGCAGTGCCTCGAAAGGCTAGGGGAGCTGGTTGTTCATCCTGCTCTCCTTTTCCCTGTAAGAGGAACCCATGGGCTGGGAGTTCTCGCTCCACAATGAGCTGTGCCAGACTGGCAGATGGGATGATGCAGGAACAATAAAActgttcttaaacattttttttttttcagttagtcTCAGGTGTTTTGTTCTACTCTGTTGCTGCAGCTGCTTAACTGAACTCTTGAGCTCTCCCAGGGCTATTTTCATTTGCCCAtagctaattattatttttccgtGGCAGGGTGAAGGATAGAATTTTGtactctgccatcttgctgatgtcacacctaatgaaatatttttaacctggtgtgtgcgtgtgtgtgtgtgtgtgtgtgtgtgtctaacaTAACAAGATCTTCATTTTGCACATACTTTGGCTGTGGAAAGCAGACTGAAAGGAGGGAAATATCGCTTGGTTAGTTTTGAGACCACTGTAGAAGTCTAGGTACATAAATTGGCAGCTTGCAGTGGGTAGTGTGGTAGGCTGAATGATGGACCCCCAAGAGCTGTCCGTGTCtgaatccctggaacctgtgaatgttatctTACATTGTACAAGGGACTTGGGAGATGTGATTAGGTTAAAGATCTCGACATGGAGAGATTGTCCTGCATTATTGAGGTGGGCCTAGTGTAATCACGAGGGTCCTTAAAAGAGGGGGGCAGGATGACTGAGTTAGTAGTAGAAGATAAAGACAACAGAAGCAAGAGATTGGGGTGATGTAGGGGCATAGCCACAGGTCAAGGAATGCAGATGCCTTCTAGAAgctaaaaaaggcaagaaaaggaattcTAATTTCAGCCCCCGCAGAAGGCAccagccctgcagacaccttgattccAGACTTCTGACCCCCAGAACTGTAgggtaataaatttgtattgttttaagccatcaagttCATGGTTACTTGTAGCATTTGGaaacaataagaaacaaatagaaGTGGTACAGTGGAGGTTGATACAAATTAATGTATTCAAGAAACTCTTAGCAAGTAAAATTGACATGATGACAGATTGGATTTGCAAATGCAGGGCTGCCCAGGGCAATCTGAGGTATCAGTTCTTCTTATTCAGATGATGTCATCCCAGGGCGTGGGCGTAACTTTGTTTCATATCAAACACCAGATACAGTTTCTGAATACAAGATCCCAGACaacaataattaaattttatatgcaaattAGTAAATTAACTGAAAGAAAGTCACAGTTTGAGGGTCACAGTATCTGATTATCAGGCAATAGTAACTGAAAGGCAACAGGAGGATTTTAGATCAAGGGTCTAAGCGAGCATCTTTCTCAGGATAAATGACCTTACGTTCTGGAAGCATGAggtgttctttaaatgtttctgtAGCAATTATTAGATATTGTCCTctagaagatattttattatatctaatTGTCCCAATTACCTTGCAGAGGTTCCTAATTGGAGGACCCTGGCACTGAATTACAGGTGTGCAGTGTTTCTGATCTGGGCAGGATTTGGCAGGATCTTGGGTGCGAGAGCTCCTGGGATGGCAAAGTGCCTCTCTGGGagtctgatcatgtcactccatTCTATCACAGAGATGCACAATTGATGGGGAAAAGATTGGAAAGCGTTGCCTTTGGCATTCTTTCTCCCGTCTTTCATGGATACcttgcatcagaatcccctgtgGTGATATTGGGTGATGATGTCGACAGTTACCAACTTGCACCGTCTTCCTAGCCCTGCTGAAATTCACCCCCCTGCTAATGCTACCCCTTCAGTTTAGGCCCCCATCATCCCTTATCTATGGTAATGTGATGGTTTTTGTGGTAACACTATTGATTATCAATCCAATAAACATTTCTCTCCCTGCTTCCTATGCTGCCAGCGCCTGCTTCATACTATTCAGGCAGAAAATACCAGATATACACTTTTCCAACTTCCCCTGTAGCTCAACCACGAGATGAGACTCAGCTCTGGACAATAGGACCTGAAGGAAATCTGTTGATGGGCAAAtgtgaaacattttctttcctgatagaaaatgaaaaggaaccgCGTGAGCAGAAGccctccttttcccttcctggtTTCGGATGTTGACGTGTAAGAATGTGAAGCCTGTATCTGCAATCCTAACCACAAGAAGACTGAGAGAATCACAGTGAAGCCAGCCCCGAGCCCTGACGCTGGGAATTCTCATGGACTTGGCTTATATTCTTATTTCCcattatttgtgaaaaataaactcTTTCTGCTTAAGCAACTCTCAGCTGGGGTTtttgttacttgcagccaaaagcatTCCTAACAGAGCATTAAACCTGGTCGTTTTCACTCTGGTGTTTCCCTATTCTAATTCATCCCCTACACTGTTGGATGGTTATCTTCCCAAAGTGCAGAGTTGATCATGTCACCCCCTAGCTTAGTGTCTGATGTCCCCCTTTGCCTTCATAGCACATGCAGTCTCAGATGACCTCTGACTCCCTTTCCAGCCCCATCTTccaataattattcttttatattcaaGGCAACGACCCCACTGAATTATCTGTGGTCCCTGGAAGACACTCGGCTATTTAACACCTTTGAGACTTTGCTTTAAACCACTTCCTCTTTCTCGAATATCCCCGAAATTCAAGTATCCCCCTAACCAATGTCCACCAGTGAAATATTCACTTTAAGATCCAGCTCACTTATCTATACCTTTCATGATGAAGCTTTCCTGGCCACTACTTCTTACTGCAGGTAGAACTGTTCACTCTCTTCTTTACCCCTGAAGTCTACAAGGGAGTAGCAGGACTTCTAGGGTAGAACATATAacatgtatttcatttatttatcatttctcatttaattatcatctCTGGCTCCCCAGCATCTAACAAGACATCTGgaacataatagatgctcaataaatgtctttaaTAGTAGATGTTTAAAAAGATGAACATaagataatttttgtattatagAATAATCACTGACATATAttctaaaacttatttaaaacattccatccttatttttctctcatttctaataaattataatattttgaagcTGGAAACCTTATATTCGAAGCTGATAAGAAAGCAAATTTTTTATTGTGCCTATCAGAATTGACTCTCTTTCTGAAATTTGTACACAATACATTTCTTGCTCCTTCTTAGAAAATCAAAAACACAAGATTTGTTTCCTACCTTTATTCATGACAAGCCGTATTTGAAATCAACCTACACTGAATctatgaaaggataaataaaattatgtattaaataacattttaggattgttattaaaagagaaaagagtaatGAACTTTATCTAAACCAACAAATATCCAGCAGTGATTAGCCTAATACCATGTCATTTCACATGTGAGAATTTATTGTTCTCTTTTTTAAACCTCCATATCACATGAGgctattttggggggaaatttgcaaaggaagaaattttaaCTGCAATTAGTTTAGAATGCTGCTGCTTTCCACCTGGGTTGCCCTACAATCCCACTTTCCCTTATGTTGGGTGGCTTTGGATAGGACAGGGACATTTTTTAGGATCTGGCTAAGCAGAATTTGAGTTGGAGATACATTTAATTAGGGTATGGAGGGATAGATTGATGTGTTTTGCAGCCACTTCTATACCTAATTAAGCTACTTCTGGCTATTCTCATGTGGGAATGGCTTCCAGGAATTCTTCTAGCAACAGCTCAGCTAATTCCCCAGAGTGCGTGACGTGAAGGTGCAGGACCAGTGGCCACATCTTAGTATGAATTTGTCCCATGGTCCTATGGCACCCAGCACAGGATGGGTAGGGAAGGAGAAAACAGTGTGACATCATGGAGCCAGAAGCTAGTCTATGGGAAAGAATAATATTATAGAAGTTTATCAGTCAGTTAAGTAATACAAATGATATTTTCCCctgaattttgtaatatttgtgatttttgttagtattttaatttttagtgattaCTTTTAGCACCTTAACAAGTGTTTgctttttatacttaattttatgtTTGGTATGTTGTATTCTTTTCCACCAAGAGGATTCTTAACACTCTATGCACTTCAGGTTCTATAAAAACCCAAATCTTCCTTTGATAAGCTCATTATCAGAATAAAGCTTTCGTAGGCTCAATGTAGAATTAAGGTTGCTATTAACTATGTTTTTTTGTGACCTGATACATAATGTCtccctaaaattttcttttgttaggATTTTTTGTAGAATTTCTAGAGAAAAATTCAGGTTCTTCCCTCTAAATAGGgcttaagttttttaaaaaaacacaacatattttaatttttattccccATTACTACTCAGATACAGAGGTAGATATTGTGCTGTGGAAGGCAAAGCTAGCATTTGGGTAGCAGATTGGGTaggcaaataggaaaaaaactcaCTTAAACAGAGCATCATAGTTGAACTTTGGCactattaattacattttttttttcattatacgatgcaattttttaaatttaatttttcttttttcctaacattACCAACTTTTCCATCATGGAACACAGcaatgtgataatattaatggtagaaatataatgtaaatcATCCTATGCTTTTTTAGGGAAGGATCtcttgttgaagatttttgtattttgggaATGAATCTAATTTTAATTCCCTGCCTTTATTTAGCTGTAAGTCACAGGCAGtatctgaattttaaatgttgaatcaCCAGAGGCAGCCACACAGCTACGCTCGCGAAGCAGGGTGCTGGGGCAGCACTGCAGGTGTTTTCAAAAATGCTTCTGCCATAATAAGCCTATTAGTGGTTAGAACACTGGcgtagttttgtattttttcaagtcTCTCACCTTGCTCTTGGATTCACCCTATGACCCCTGGCTGCTGAGAGCAGGGAGCAAAGCTACCCCTGGGATCTAAAGTCAAATTTGGGGGACCAGTGTGTAATACATGTCTGTTTTGTGTCCTTCTAGAATGATTCCTTTTTATCTCTGtgcctttctatttctgtgtcttGTGTCCTCTTTTGCTGAATGTTCTGTAAATTTTCTATGAAATGCCATTGTGGGGAACCTCAGCACAAGCTTCTGAGAATAATTTACCAGGTCTTACATGATCCAATATAGTTTTGATCAATCTCATCTCTCCTTTAATTTGTAGTTGAGaactaaatttctgtttaaagagGAATGACTTTTCTTCCCTATCCTGGGGTGCATGATCTATCTAAGTGAAACAACATGAATTTAATATTGTCACCTGTCCCTTCATAAGATCATCACACTTGTCAGATAATCTGGTTTTATTAgctctaatggaaaaaaatattctgcattTTAGCACAAAGTTTCCCattcattttaccattttttaaaaaattgattgattgatgtattttgagtagagatgggtctcgctatgttgcccaggccagtcttgaactcctgggctcaagcaatcctcccacctcagcctctggagtagctgggacttgcCTTACTCTTATGTAGTTTGAAAAAATGTATCAGACCAACGAATCATATTTGTCTAACAATTCAGTACTGGCATTAATCcataaattccattaaaaaattacaatattaatTGAAGCAGGTCTAGAAATGCAATGTTAGATATAGTTTAGGTGGGGActataattaaaactaaatttttaatcaGTTTCTTAAACTATATAGctgtaggcaaaaaaaaaaaaaaaaaaaaaacaagaaagaaaagtgttTCTGATAAGCCCTATGGCATTTGTCTTGTAttcgtcaaaaaaaaaaaaaaaaaaaatctttaaacaaatgaatactAAGAAAAACCTTAATTTTGAGATGAACtatctatttattcttttatttattaatgtattcaacacatatttactgaattcCAACTATGTATTGCTGTGGAAATTCAGAGGGCAAGAGGACTGCCTAACAGCTAACAGTGGCAGAATATTTCTTGGTCTTACAAAGCCTGCCTACAGAGAGTTATATGTAGGGTCTATGAGACCAAATGCTTTGAAGTCACTGCAATAATTTTTTTAGGAAGGGACATAATTTGTTTGAAGGTATCTTCTCTTTGGTTCTATCACATGAGAGCTTTCTTAAGCAACTGTAAAGGCCTCTTAAGCAAGAGCAAAGCAAGTTAATGAGCTTTTTTGTAATGCAAATTGGTGTCAAGAATGAAAATGAGCGCAGTAAGCTTTTCACCACACCCCAGAGCCAGGGTATATAAAGAGGGTTCTGAGACTAGGACTCCATCACACACTGAGGAAACACATTCCCCTGCTACCTCAGCTCTCCACTCCCAAAACCATGTCCTTCCACAACTTCTCCGAAGCTGTCTTCCCTGGATGCTACTGGGGCAGCTTCGGCTACCCTCTGGGATACAGCGTGGGCTGTGGCTTCGGCAGCACCTACTCCCCAGTGGGCTACGGCTTGGGCTATGGCTACAATGGCTGCGGGGCTAGCGGCTACAGAAGATACTGGCCATTTGCTCTCTACTGATGTGCTGAAATCCCTGAGGCGTAGAATCTTCTCTCCCCTGAAGGCTGAGCAGCACATCTGCAGGTTCCTCCTGTGTCTACTCCGTCAGTCTTCATCTGCTCGTCAAGCTCAGAGTCGCTGCGTTTCAGACTTAGCACCAGAGTCCCaaagggaagagaatgaaaaacCAGATGCTGCCTCAAGCTGCCTTTCCTGCGTGATGTTTGTTGCgacattttcagaaaattgaCACTCGACATGtattacttttgaatttttcatGACGCTCATGGCTCTTGTCATGAT from the Eulemur rufifrons isolate Redbay chromosome 7, OSU_ERuf_1, whole genome shotgun sequence genome contains:
- the KRTAP8-1 gene encoding keratin-associated protein 8-1, with amino-acid sequence MSFHNFSEAVFPGCYWGSFGYPLGYSVGCGFGSTYSPVGYGLGYGYNGCGASGYRRYWPFALY